In the genome of Nonomuraea sp. NBC_00507, the window CCTCGACCTGCGCTCTTCCTGGGGACGAGGGTGCTCGGTTTCAAGGATGCACCGGACCCTGCCACCACGGCGACCAGGCACGCTCGCCCGTGCCGGGGTCGCCGGCTGCGGCTACGCCGCCCTGATCGGTTGGCTCCCGTTCGTGGGGATCGGCCCGCTGATCGAACAGCGACCGCGAGTTGTCCCGGCGCTACACCGTCAGCGCCGTCCGCGCGCTGAACCGGGCCGCGTCCTCCGACGATGCGGTCCTGCGCACGATGGCCAACGCCGGCTTCATCTGGCTGAATCGGGGCCGGATCGACGGGGCGAGGGACACGACAGGGCGCATCCTGCACTACTGCACTCTCACGCTGGCGGAGGGGCAAGCCAACCCGGCATAGAACCGGCGTGCGGTGACGACACGACGCGACCCCACACTCCGGCACTGCCACGACACATACTCGAAGTGGAGGGGCAAAGTGGCTCTGCAGACCGGGGCGCCCGGCTCGATGCACTGTGGTCTGGCCTTGACGACGTCCGGGAGTTGCTCGGGCCGTACAACAGATCGGTGGGCTGTACGCCGACGTCCAGCCCACCGAATTGCGCGTGTCAGCCGATGGCGGTGACGGTCCAGCCGACCCCGATCTGGGAGCGGCTGCCGAAGCGACCGCTGCCATTGCCGGGATAGACCCACAGATTGCCACTGCCGTCGAGGGCGACCAGGTCAGTCTTGCCGTCACCGCTCAGATCCATGGCCGCGACCTTGAAATTGCTCCAGCCGGTCCCGGATTGGGTACGGCCGGCAAGAGTGACACCGTTCTGGCTCGTGTTGGCATAGAACCAGAGCTCGCCCGAGGGGTCGATCGCCATGACATCGGCGCGGTTGTCGCCGCTGAAATCGGCGGGGAAGATGCGGAAGTCGGTCCAGCCGCTGGTGCCGATCTGGGTCTTGCCACCCCCGTCGGGGTAGTAATACAGCGCGCCGTTGCTCTTGTTGATGCCGAACAGGTCGGCGTGCGGAGTGCTGTTGGCGTTGCCTGCGGCGTGGACGTAGTTGGCCCAGCCGGTGCCGATCTGCTTCTTGCCGCTGGAGGACAGAGATCCGCCCTGGTTGGGATACATCCACAGAACGCCGTCGGAGCCTGACATGACGACGTCGGCAAGGCCGTCGGCGTCCCAGTCAGTGACGACCCATCTCAGGGAACCCCACCCGCTGCCGATCTTTACCCTGTTGCTGACGCTGACGGTGGTCAGTCCCGAGCCGCCCTGGTTCGGATACATCCACAGGTCACCGGCTCCGTCGGTGATGATGACATCGTTACGACCGTCCCCGTCGAAGTCGTGCTTGTTCAGCGCGGGCGTGAGTGAAAGCCGGTTCCAGGTCTGGAGAGTGGACAGGACGCCCTTGAAGTGGCCGCCGAGGCTTGCGGCGCCGGTCTTGTGCGCGCCTGCGCGCAGTGCGCCGGCGGCTTTCCACTTCACCGTGTGCCTCACGCTGGCGACGTTCCGTCCGTTGACCCAGAGGATCGCGACGCCGGTGGCGGCCTTGTAGGTCACGGCGACCTGTGACCAGACACCTGCCGGAGCACTGCCCGCGGGTGCGATGGCGGTGTCCCAGACGGGACTGGCCACGTCGGATCGGCTCATGGCGAAGCGCCAGGATCCGTTCTCAGCCCAGAGTTTGAAGCCGGCGGTGTTGACGCCGTCCTGGGACAGAACGGTGCCACCGGCGGCGGGTTTGGCCCAGGCGCTGAGGCTGAAGTCGGCGTCGGTGACGACGGCGGGCCCCCTGGCTGAAAGGGTTCCGGTGGTGCCGTTGAGTTCGACGGCCGGGCTGAAGGTGTCGCCGGTCTTCCAGGTCGCGCCGGCGGTGGCGGTCAGCGGGAGGCCGGTTCCGGTGAAGGCGCTGTCGGCGCTGGCGCTGACGGCGGTGCCCGGAGTGGCTGTGGCGGGCAGGTCGGCCAGGGTCCAGGTGTGGTCGGCCACGGCGGTGGTGATGGCGTTGACCCAGGTCGCGAGATCGTCAGTGCGGGCGGCGGTGAGGGCGCTGTCGCTCCCGGCGGTGTCAGGGCATCCGGCCTGGCCCGCCTGACTGAGAACGGCTGCGATCTTGCCGCCGTTGAGGACAGGGGCACCGGCCATCCCACTGCACACCAGCGGTCCGGCCGCGGTGGATAGTGTCGTGGCGGTGGCGCCGGTGAAGGTGACCTGCGCGCTGCGCTGTTGGTCGGTCGTCCAGTCTGTGGCCGTCATGCCGGCGCGGCTGTAGCCGACGGTGGACAGCTCGACACCGGTGGGAGCGGCGGTGGCCACCGGGATCGGGGTGATCCCTTCGACCGGGGTGGTCAGCCGGGCCAGGACCACGTCGCGGCCGGCACGCGGGCTCAGCCAGTCGACCTTGACACCGGCCTTTCCGGGGAACGCGACATAGGTAGCGCTGGCCGGCGCGCCTTCGGTGAGCTGGGGCTGGTTCGGATCGGTGGCCAGGCAGCTTGCGGCGCCGAGCGCCCAGCGTGGTGCGACCAGCGTCGCGGTGCACTCGCGGCCGACGGTGGCGAGCTTGCCGACCGCCGTGTGCTCGCCGGTGCCCGGCGCGGGGCCGGTGCCGGCACGTAGGTGCAGCAGCATGGTCGGCGACGCATCCGGGTCTGCGCCCAGACCCACTTGAGTGCTGCCGTCCGGATCCACGTCGACGGTGAGCTGTTCGCCGTCGTCGCTGCGCAGCTTCGCGGTCACCTGGTGACCGGTGCCTTCACGCTGGCCGTCGCCGCGGATCTCGAACACGCCCGGAACTTCGAGGTTCAGTACGCCGGAGGATGCGGTCACCTTGAAGCAGACCCGGCCGATTCCGTCAGCGCCGATGGCCTCGTCAGTGGTCCAGACCTTCAGCAGGCCGATGTCGCCCTGTGCCGGCGTGGCGCAGTCGGCTAACAGGATGTGGCCGTCGCCGGAGATCAGCCTGACGTTCTGCGCCGCCAGGATCTCCGCCGCCCCAGGGTAGGGGTAGATGCCGTTGTCCACCAGCGATGGAGGCGAGATCGCAGATGCGCTGGCTGGCGCTGGGCCGACAGCTACCGATAAGCACGCTGTCATCGCCGCGGCGACGCCCAGCGTCACCCAGCGCGGTGATAAACCCATGATCAAAACCTCCGGTGATGAGCTGTCGCGGAAGCTTCCGATAGGCCGCTGAGGCCGACCGTGACGGTTGAAGGGGTTCACGACCCGTTCACCTTGCTTGCGCCTCTGCGGGTACGAAATGAGGCTAGTGAAGCCCGGTATGTTCCTGGTATATCCGCCGATGTCTGGTATTGCCTGGCATCTGAGCATCGTGTGACACTCCGCAGAGCTGAACGGACGGTGACCAGACTCGCTCCTTCAGCGCTCCCAGTGTGCGAGTTCGAGCGGTGACGGAGGCTGCAGTGCAGCTGAATGTGCGTGCGCGGATGTCGATACGTCGGCAGGCGGTGATCGCGGCAATCGTGGTCCTGGCTTTGCTGGCCAACCTGCTGCAGGTGATGCCGGCATATGCGGAGGTGTCGGTCGCGGCCAATCGCTCCCTCGTGGTGTCGGCCTGGCAAGAGGGCGGCCCGCAGGTTCGATTAGCGGCCGAGGCGGCGCTGCTGGGCACGGACGCTCAGGTCAGCGCGTTCCTGGCCGAGGGATGGAACCATGCCCAGCGCCTCGACCAGCGGGACAGCCTTGCGAGCATCATCAGTGACGGTGGTCCGGCGTTGCGCGCGAAGGCTCGGGCCGCCTCGGACGCGGACGCTGCGGGCGACCAGAACGCGATCCCCACCTTCCTGAACAGCGGATGGCAGGGCCCGTCGGACATCGATACGCGGGTGTCGGTGAACCAGTTGATGGCCGCCGGCGGCGATCAGGTCAAGCAGGCGGCTCAGGCCGTACTGGACTCCGGGACCACCCAGGAGCTGCAGGAGTTCCTGGCGTCCGGCTGGCAGGCGCAGTGGAACACCGACCAGCGGCTGCGGATCAACCAGGCCATGGCCACCGGTGGCCCGCAGGTCCGCGCCGCGGCCCAGAAGGCGCTCGACGCGGGCACGCCAGAAGCACAGGAGGCATTCCTCACCTACGGCTGGGCGGTGGCATCGGCGCGGGACGACGAGATCGCGACGCTGCAAGACCTGCTCGGCCAAGCGCAGGCGGCCGGCGCGCTGGCGGCGCAGGAGACCGCCAACGCCGTTGCCGAGGGTGGCCGCGCCAAGGACGCCGCAGCAGCGGCGCGCCGGTCCGCGGAGGAGGCCGCTGCCGCGACCGAGGCTGCGCGCAACAACATGGCTGAAGCGAAGGCGCAGGCCAAGCGGGCGGCGACTGCAGCGCAGAAGGCGGCTGACGCTGCTCAGGTGGCCGTTGAGGCTGCTGCGGCGGCGGTCCGGGCGGCGCGAGCAGCCGCCCATGCAGCGGCGCTGGCTGCGCAGATGGCAACGAAGGCCAATCAGTATGCCACCGCAGCTTTTCTCAAGGCTAATGAGGCGGTCCTAGATGCCTCGAAGGCGGAAGACGCACGACATGCGGCGCAGGCAGCCACCGCGATCGCGAAGGACACGAAGAGCTTCGTAGCAGTAGCAGAACAGGCAGCCAAGGCGTTCGAGGCCATGTACGGTGCTGTCGCATCCGCTACGAGCGCGGCCGAGAATGCCATGGCGGCAGCGTCCGCCAATGAGCAGGCGGTCCGGTTCGCCAACGCGGCGGGCTGGGCTGCCGAGGAGGCTGTCGAGGCGGCGGCGAGAGCGCGAGCCAACGCCGAGCGGGCCGTCCGGGCGGCACGGGCGGCGGAGAACTATCTCAGGGTAGCCGTCGATGCCGCGTACAAGGCGCGAGATGCCGCCAACCGGGCAGCAGCCAACGCCGAGGCCGCGGCAGCCGCGGCTCTTGATGCCGCGGAGCACGCCGGTGAGGCCGCAGAGGCGGCGAAACGGGCCACCGACTATGCCAACGCCGCCACCGCGGCAGCGCAACAAGCACTGGACACCGCAGCCGAGGCGGCCGCGCTGTTCGATGCGGCGCGGACCGCCGACGCCGAGCGCTTGGCGGTGGCCCGTGATGAGGGATTGGAGAACGCCCGGGCAGCCAACGTCGCGTATGAGGCGCACCGGCGCGTCGCCGACTGGGACATCGACCAAGCCGCCAAACGCGACGCCGAAACCAACAGTCTCATGGCCGTGGCGATCAACCCGACGACCGAGCGCGGCGCCGCGGTGGCGGCGGCCCGCAAGGTTGCGCTCAACTTGGCCAGCGGCCAGGGCGCCTGGACCAAGCAGGCGGCGCTTGCCGCGCTGGGCGGGGCTGACGATCTCGTGCTGGAGTTCGTCCGCACTGGCATCGCCGGTGCCGCGGCACAGGACAACCGCCTCGCGGTGATGAACCTGGCGGTGAACGAGAACGCCGCTTTGGCAGCAGCGGCCAATACGGCGCTGGCCGGCAGCGACCAGACGGTCGCGACCTTCCTGCGTACGCAGAACTATCCCGGCCGCTACAGCGCGGACCGGACGAAGGTCAACCAGATCCTGACCGCGGCCAAGGCGGCCGGTGACGTCGTGCTGGCGCAGCGGGCCCAGCAAGCCCTCGACGTCGACACGCTGCAGGCGTTGCGTGACTTCCTCGACACCGGCCAGTACACCGCGGCGACCATCGGTGAACGGGTGCTGGTCAACCAGATCCTGGCCAACCCGGACAGCGGGCCGGAATTGAAGGCGGCCGCGCAGATCGCCTTGGAGGGACCGGCCCCAGGCCTGCGGCAGTTCCTCAGCACCGGCCGGTTCACCGCAGCCGAGCGGGACTACGAAAGCGCGACTCACCTTGCTGTGGTCGCAGGTCTGCACCAAAAGATCAGTCAGGTCGCCGAGACGGCAGCGCAGGATGCTCTGAAAGCGCAGAGCGTAGCCGCCCGAGCCCGCAACGATGCCGCTCAGGCTGCGTCCTACGCTCAGCAGGCGCTCGACTCGGCGAGCCGGGCTGCCGGCTACGCGCAGAAGGCAAGCACTTATGCCAGCCAAGCTGCGGCCTCGGTGGACAAGGCCGCAGCCGCGGTCAAGACCGCCCGCGCGGCGGCCACCCGGGCCACGACCTCAGCTCGCAGCGCCATCCGGTCGGCCACTTGGGCGATCCACTCCTACCAGGTCGCCGTCAACGCCGCCAATGCGGCCTTCAAAGCGGCCAGCGTCGCCTACGAGGCAGCCCGTCGAGCCGGCGGGGATGCCGCCGGTGCCATCTCGGCGGGCAAGGAGGCTTACTCCGCCTATGAGGACGCCTATGGCGCGGCCATCTTCCAATGCGAAGTCGATTACGGTGGCGAAGAACTCGCTGGGTGGGAGGACTTGCTCGACCCCGA includes:
- a CDS encoding ALF repeat-containing protein; the encoded protein is MQLNVRARMSIRRQAVIAAIVVLALLANLLQVMPAYAEVSVAANRSLVVSAWQEGGPQVRLAAEAALLGTDAQVSAFLAEGWNHAQRLDQRDSLASIISDGGPALRAKARAASDADAAGDQNAIPTFLNSGWQGPSDIDTRVSVNQLMAAGGDQVKQAAQAVLDSGTTQELQEFLASGWQAQWNTDQRLRINQAMATGGPQVRAAAQKALDAGTPEAQEAFLTYGWAVASARDDEIATLQDLLGQAQAAGALAAQETANAVAEGGRAKDAAAAARRSAEEAAAATEAARNNMAEAKAQAKRAATAAQKAADAAQVAVEAAAAAVRAARAAAHAAALAAQMATKANQYATAAFLKANEAVLDASKAEDARHAAQAATAIAKDTKSFVAVAEQAAKAFEAMYGAVASATSAAENAMAAASANEQAVRFANAAGWAAEEAVEAAARARANAERAVRAARAAENYLRVAVDAAYKARDAANRAAANAEAAAAAALDAAEHAGEAAEAAKRATDYANAATAAAQQALDTAAEAAALFDAARTADAERLAVARDEGLENARAANVAYEAHRRVADWDIDQAAKRDAETNSLMAVAINPTTERGAAVAAARKVALNLASGQGAWTKQAALAALGGADDLVLEFVRTGIAGAAAQDNRLAVMNLAVNENAALAAAANTALAGSDQTVATFLRTQNYPGRYSADRTKVNQILTAAKAAGDVVLAQRAQQALDVDTLQALRDFLDTGQYTAATIGERVLVNQILANPDSGPELKAAAQIALEGPAPGLRQFLSTGRFTAAERDYESATHLAVVAGLHQKISQVAETAAQDALKAQSVAARARNDAAQAASYAQQALDSASRAAGYAQKASTYASQAAASVDKAAAAVKTARAAATRATTSARSAIRSATWAIHSYQVAVNAANAAFKAASVAYEAARRAGGDAAGAISAGKEAYSAYEDAYGAAIFQCEVDYGGEELAGWEDLLDPEGEWHETCIRNIIADPEELIPRAYLNSGFCELLYAPTTQLYENCIQSVLDPAFRGMQNLTYAAELSGALMESWGFIQGAALAMYTWRIPNSKFGNGLRDVLKIGLGVYHLINGDRSLAEVLSDISPIPFSREMIDQLSVGSQALKTAYAAAGMGAGAVYQVQITLSRVKAVAAVPTAQAMLAGDYSTAMNTAFFWSGRTATSSGGYVAAGPDAAAEIARGMGGTTLEALMGSRGIPQAERGSIHPLLVEVWQKVIAAYARGVSGEVRVVLGEDLGPGSVWKNIECPALMSNPNVTKVTAIDLTTRATRVISNCD
- a CDS encoding FG-GAP-like repeat-containing protein, producing the protein MDNGIYPYPGAAEILAAQNVRLISGDGHILLADCATPAQGDIGLLKVWTTDEAIGADGIGRVCFKVTASSGVLNLEVPGVFEIRGDGQREGTGHQVTAKLRSDDGEQLTVDVDPDGSTQVGLGADPDASPTMLLHLRAGTGPAPGTGEHTAVGKLATVGRECTATLVAPRWALGAASCLATDPNQPQLTEGAPASATYVAFPGKAGVKVDWLSPRAGRDVVLARLTTPVEGITPIPVATAAPTGVELSTVGYSRAGMTATDWTTDQQRSAQVTFTGATATTLSTAAGPLVCSGMAGAPVLNGGKIAAVLSQAGQAGCPDTAGSDSALTAARTDDLATWVNAITTAVADHTWTLADLPATATPGTAVSASADSAFTGTGLPLTATAGATWKTGDTFSPAVELNGTTGTLSARGPAVVTDADFSLSAWAKPAAGGTVLSQDGVNTAGFKLWAENGSWRFAMSRSDVASPVWDTAIAPAGSAPAGVWSQVAVTYKAATGVAILWVNGRNVASVRHTVKWKAAGALRAGAHKTGAASLGGHFKGVLSTLQTWNRLSLTPALNKHDFDGDGRNDVIITDGAGDLWMYPNQGGSGLTTVSVSNRVKIGSGWGSLRWVVTDWDADGLADVVMSGSDGVLWMYPNQGGSLSSSGKKQIGTGWANYVHAAGNANSTPHADLFGINKSNGALYYYPDGGGKTQIGTSGWTDFRIFPADFSGDNRADVMAIDPSGELWFYANTSQNGVTLAGRTQSGTGWSNFKVAAMDLSGDGKTDLVALDGSGNLWVYPGNGSGRFGSRSQIGVGWTVTAIG